From one Triticum aestivum cultivar Chinese Spring chromosome 4B, IWGSC CS RefSeq v2.1, whole genome shotgun sequence genomic stretch:
- the LOC123094951 gene encoding quinone-oxidoreductase QR2, which produces MATKIYIVYYSTWGHVATLAEEMKKGADSVPGVKVTVWRVPETLPEEVLGKMHAAPGREDHPVITASQLSEADGILFGFPTRFGMMAAQMKAFFDSTGGLWQAQSLSGKPAGVFFATGTQGGGQETTALTAVTQLTHHGMLFVPVGYTHGAGMFAMDEVKGGSPYGAGTFAGADGSRVPSDAELALAAHQGKYFAGIAKKLKAV; this is translated from the exons ATGGCGACCAAGATCTACATAGT GTACTACTCGACCTGGGGACACGTCGCGACGCTGGCGGAGGAGATGAAGAAGGGCGCCGACTCCGTCCCCGGCGTCAAGGTCACCGTCTGGCGGGTGCCGGAGACGCTGCCAGAGGAGGTGCTCGGGAAGATGCACGCGGCGCCGGGGCGTGAGGACCACCCCGTCATCACGGCGAGCCAGCTGTCCGAGGCCGACGGCATCCTGTTCGGCTTCCCGACGCGGTTCGGCATGATGGCGGCGCAGATGAAGGCCTTCTTCGACTCCACCGGCGGCCTCTGGCAGGCGCAGAGCCTCTCCGGCAAGCCCGCAGGCGTCTTCTTCGCCACGGGCACCCAGGGCGGTGGGCAGGAGACCACGGCCCTCACCGCCGTGACGCAGCTGACGCACCACGGCATGCTGTTCGTGCCGGTCGGGTACACGCACGGCGCCGGCATGTTCGCCATGGACGAGGTCAAGGGTGGCAGCCCGTACGGTGCCGGTACCTTCGCTGGAGCCGATGGCAGCAGGGTGCCCAGCGATGCCGAGCTCGCCCTCGCGGCGCACCAGGGCAAGTACTTTGCCGGTATCGCCAAGAAGCTCAAAGCCGTCTGA